Genomic segment of Vulpes lagopus strain Blue_001 chromosome 7, ASM1834538v1, whole genome shotgun sequence:
TCTTAAACTTCCAGGGGCTTTCAGGGAAATCCCAGGGCCCTTGGCCACGTCTGTCCATTTCCAGCAGTCTGGATCTCTAGAGCATTTACCCTGAGCCATTCCTGGCACTGCCTCAGGAAGATGCCAGGGTCAGCCTCTCCCCTCACCACTCGGACCCGCTGAACAGCTGGAGAGCAGGACAAGGCTCCTGCGCAGCCCGCCGAGGGCCCTGCTGCAGTGAGGAGAATGTGGCCTGCTTACCTGGTAAGCCTCCTGCTGGGTGGGCACCCGTCCATGGTCAATCACTTGGGATGGCAGGAAATGGAACTGGATGTCCGGGTGGGGGACTCCGGGCCGGCTCCGGATGAACCCACCTGTTTCCAGGTGTGCGGTGGCTCCATCCCCTGAGGAGCAGAAGAGGACGGACGAGGCAGCTGAGCAGGTGGGCCGGCCTCCCCTCTCTGGGTAGCTCCCCCCAGGCCCTATTCTGGGGCCTGGACCCAAAGTGCTCAACTCTGGCCTCTCGTCCTCAGGGGGCGCTCACCCAACAGCACAGGTGTCAATACCAGCTCCTGCCAGGGGGCTTTGCCCTTCCCCTGGACTCCTCCACTGCATGTTCCTCAACATGTTACAGTCTCCCTGGCCCAACATATTTCTTCCTCCAACACCAGATACTTAGATCCAGGGCCCTTGTAACACCTTCTTCCTACATCTCAGATATTCTTCACTTTACTAACGTCCTGATCTTAAAACTTAAGCAGGTTTACAAGGATTCTTTCCATTGATCCCCCCAGCATGGAAGCTCCCTTGAGGGCACCTGCTTTTCTGGCACAGCATGGCTGGCAGGTGTGGGAGAAACCCATGCTGACAGGGATCTCCAAGGACCACGTTCTGGCCTCGGCAGTACTCTGGGActccaaaaacagacaaaaaaactgCTGAGAAATGGATGTTGATTGTGCCTATACTCCTGTCCATCCGTAAGAGAGAGCAGCACCCAGGCTCTGAGGAATCGTATGCTGGACAGGCCTTGGGGTGCTGCATCTGGTCCTCACAACAGCCTGCCGGGCGTGACTAtgtatccccattttgcagatgggaaagtTGAGGAGGCGAAAGGCAGAGCTAAGCTGTGAATAAGTGACTTGAGGCCAGAGCCCTCACTCAGCACCTCAGGAGGGAGGCCGTGCTGCCCCTCGACCAGCTCCAATCAGGTCCTGGACCAGCATGCCCACCTGTGAACTTCCAGAGCCACTCCAGACCAATCCGGACCTTCCTCAAGGGCTTCTGTGCCGAGTGGAGAGTGATGGGGAGGGTGCATGCCTGCTGGATGTAAATCTCCAGGTGGTCCTGCAGGTTCTGGCCCACTCCTGAAATGGGAGGGAGTGGTTACGAGAAACAGCTTCCAAGGGGGCCTCGGCTGTGCTGGCCTCTCAATGTCCCCTGGCTTTGAAaacgccccacccccacccctcccacttcTCTGCCAGGCCAGCTCCTGCTCATTTTGGTTTAAAGGTCACCTCCCGGGACATCATCTCCATACTCAGGGCCAAGTCTAGTCCTCTCATGCTGCCAAAGCCACCTGCCCTTGTCACTcactcccagggcagcccctgtaaCCATCCAACACCGTCCTTCCCCTGCAGCCACCCTCCCCGAGCATGGGTCCCCAGCATTCAGCAGGCACCACTCCCTGAGCTGCTGCCAGATGGCCTGATGGCCCACCCTGCACCCCTGATGTAGGGATAAAGAGAATCAGGCCTTGTGCTGGGCAGACGCTGTGCCAGCTCATCTAAGCACGTGGGGACATGGGGTGGCAGGCTGCTGTCACAGACCAACACTCTCACAGGCCTCTTATGATGAAGCCTCCATAGGAAAATGGGTCATTTTGAGGGAGCCTGGGTTTTAAGAGAGTTAAGAGGCCCTAATGGGTATCAAAGATAGTTTGTAAGATAAATGTTAGGCCTGGGGTAATTGTCTCAGCATGAAAAGCATGCTCTGGAGCACTGAGTTGGCATCTTTGATGTCCGAGCTGCTGCTGAGTCCCAAGGACAGAAAACAAAAGGCCTGACCCCCTCACTGTAGGGCTGCCCTGGTGACCTAGCCGAGCCTGGCCACGGGCTTTATGGGCTAGCCTCCCTGCTTGAGGGGCATTGCCTCTCAGTGGGACAgaagggccagggagggggaaaaaacacaaagACTTGGGGCCCCCAGAGAGCAGGGGTGTCCAGTGAGGCTCTTGGGAAGAATGTGACCATTCCATGGAATACTGACAgttgcccccctccccactccatgcTAATGAACTACAATAAGCCCTTTTATTAGCAGAGGCACCCTCTGAGGAGCAGCAGAGAAGGGAGCTCACCCGGAAGATGGCACACCACTGGGATGCCCAGCTTCTTGAGGTCGTCTGCATTGCCGACACCCGAGAGCATGAGCAATTGTGGAGAGTTGATGGCACCCCCGCTCAGAATCACTTCCTTGCTGGCATAAGCCTGGAAGACACAGGGGCCTACAGGTCACAATTCCTGAAAAGCCAGACAGAACCCTGAGAACCTGGCCCTGGCGTGATGTCCCCGGGTGGTGAGTGAGGATCCCATTCCTGGGccccagaggaaggaagaggatgtGCAGCTCCGGTGTGCAATACTAAAGCGCACTTCACGTGCTGATACGTGTTCTGTGGCAGCCACACTGTAATGATGGTCTTAGACACAGGACTGccgggcggcccgggtggctcagcggttcagcgcctgccttcggcccagggcgtgatcctggagtcccaggatcgagtcccacatcgggctccctgcatggagcctgcttctccctgcctgtgtctctctgtgtctcatgagtaaataaataaaatcttaggactGCTGAgcttaaatgagataaataaaagCACGTACTCAAGCagtttaaataaaacaacagtgagCCAGATCTTCACGGGGACTCAGAATGATCTGGACACGCCGCTAAGTGGAAAACAGTGTAGTGCTGAAATCTGGAGTACACTCACATTTACAGTTTTTAAAGCCTTACTGAAACCTCTCAATTTCTGAAAAGGTATGGGAGGAACCGCGGGGGTGAgggctcctccccttccatctccGCGGCCCTGGCCCGACTCACCCTGCGGGTCTGCCCGTTCTTGATGTACTCCACGCCCACTGCCCGGGTGCCTTCAAACAGCACCCTGCTCACAAACGTCTGGGCCTCGGCTGTGAGGTTGGGGCGGCTCAGTGCTGGGTGCAGGTAGGCGCAGGCTGCGCTCCAGCGCTTGCCTGCAGGACAGAGCAAGGACATCAGGAACggtgccccccccccttctcctGGTACCTGCGGGGTGGGGAGTTGGAAGCGGCTGGAGAAAGATGGAATTTGACCTTCCCCTGCGGCTGGGAGCTCTGCCTCCTGAGTAAGGCTGAGACCCCAAGTCCCTGCTGGACTGAAATCCGCATCCATGTGGGGGTGGAAGGCCCCCTCTACTCCCCACAGGATGGCAGGCCAGGAGCTGCTAATAAAAGGGGGTGAAAACCCTGTGGACGCAGGCAGGAGCCTAGGTCAACCCAGGCCTTGCCTCTACCCTGCTGTGAGCAGGGCGCTTCGGGGCTCAGTGCcccggtttcctcatctgcacatCCCTTCAGACTCTGGGCTCTCTGGTCACAGTAGCCTCTCCATGCCACCAGAGGCCTGCAGATGCCCGAGTCTGTCTCCAAACTGACTGTCACTGGCTGTGGGCTGTATTGTGTGGCCTCTAGGGGGTGTGACACCTGGGCCATGTGGCCTCCTAGGAGCCTCCGTTTCCTGTCACTCGCTGACCATGATGGGGGCAGGAGGCACAGGTGGTCTGGTGGAGACTGGCTTCCAAGTGGAGGAGGGGAGCCCGGggatggggggagcagggggggtagcccgggggaggggaggagcccagGGGAGGGGTCTGAGGGTCAGGGAACAGGGGAGGGGAGCCCGGggatgggggagctggggggggagCCCAGGGAAGGGGTCTGGCGGTCAgggaacagggggaggggagcccggggggaggggcctgagggTCAGGGAACAGGGGAGGGGAGCCCGGggatgggggagctgggggggagCCCGGGGGGAGGGGTCTGAGGGTCAGGGAACAGGGGAGGGGAGCCCGGGgatggggggagctgggggggtagcccgggggaggggaggagcccagGGGAGGGGTCTGAGGGTCAGGGAACAGGGGAGGGGAGTCCGGGGATGGGGGGAgctgggggtcaggggaggggtCTGGGGGTCAGGGAACgggggaggggagcccggggaggggtctgggggtcagggaacagggggaggggagcccgggggagggggctgggggtcaGGGAACAGCGGGGGGGAGCCCGGGgatggggggagctgggggggagcccaggggaggggtctgggggtcagggaacagggggaggggagcccggggGAGGGGCCTGAGGGGCAGGGAACAGCGGGGGGGAGTCCGGGGATGGGGGAGCTGGGGGTCAgggaacagggggaggggagcccggggGAGGGGCCTGAGGGTCAGGGAACAGCGGGGGGGAGCCCGGGGAtggggggagctgggagggggcccggggcggggcccgggcgctACCTTGGTGGATGGTCCTGTCCATCCACCCGAAGCCCTCCTGCTGGAAGCCGTTCATGTCGTCGGTGAGCGGGTAGCCGGCCTGCTGCGCGGCGTCCAGGAAGGCGCGGTGCAGCGGGTGGTCGGTGCGGCCGCGGGACACGTGCAGCGGGCCGTGGCCGCCGCGGTAGGGGCCGGCGCCCAGCTCGTGGCTCTGCGCCCTGCGGAAGTAGGGCAGGCAGCGCGCGTAGCCCCAGCCCGCCGCGCCCTCGCGCCGCCAGCGCTCGTAGTCCTCGGCGTGGCCGCGCACGTACACCATGGCGTTGAGCGAGGACGAGCCGCCCCACACGCGGCCGCGCGGCCAGTACAGCACGCGGCCGTCCAGGCCGGCCTGCGGCTCGGTGTGGTAGCACCAGTTGTACCTGTCGTCGCACAGGTTGGCCACGAGCGCGGCGGGCATGTGGATCTTCCAGAGCAGCCGCTTGCTCCCGGCGAGCAGGTCGCGGGGCCCGgcctccagcagcagcaggcgCACGGCGGGGTCCTCGGTGAGCCGCCCCGCCAGCACGCAGCCCGCCGAGCCCGCGCCCACCACCACGTGGCTGTACTcgccggcggggccggggctcaCCGAGgaccccgccgcgccgcgccgccccccggcgcccccggcgcccccggctCCCCAGGCGCCCGGGCgccgccccctgcagccccgcagGGCGCCCCACATCGTCCGGCGAGTCCGGTGCCTCCGCGAGGCCTCCCTGCTGAGACAGAAGACAGACAGGCCTCAGCTCGGCTCAGCTCGGCTCACCCCGGACCCTGCGCGCGGGATGGAGGCGGAGCCGCGAGATCCCTGCAGGTCCCTGCCGGGCCGACAAGCACAGGGCTGGGCGATCCCCAGCAAGGCTCCTCTGTGACGTGTGTTCGTGaaccggggggcgggggggcaggggaccCCCCCCCCGACACATCAGGGCTTCCCGGCCTTGCACCCGCTGCTCCCCCGCCGCTCCCCCGCTCAAGTCCGTGGCTGAGCCCTGCCACGTGCCAGGCGCCGTTTCATCTCCAGCAATACACAGAACAAGACGTCTGGGGCTCGGGAGGCAGAAGACTTGCATTACCGAAGGAAGGAAGGccaggctgtgaccccagggCCACCGGGTGTGACCCCAGGGCTTTGCAGCAGGCCGCACGGTCAGAGCTACCATCTCCAGAGACCACTCCGTACAGTGCCGGAGTCTGAACAACACAGTGCCGGCAGCTTTCGGAGGGGCCTCTGCCAACCACGTGCAAATGAATCCCAACAAGCCCATCGCACAGAGGTAGAAAGGAGCCAGGATATCCCGCTCTACCGACGCAAGACCATCAGAGAGAGCCCCACCCGTGAAGTCCAGGCGCACAAGAAAGGGAGGAACCTCAAGGCAGCCTGGAACCCTGATCCATCCACCGGCCCCTGCACCAGCCTGCCCCTAGTAACACAGCGGCCCGCCCCTAGGGCAGCCTAGAGCTAAGTGGCCAGAGAAAGACCCCACGGCCCCTCGTGCAGACACAGGAGAAAGAAGCCCCAAGGCCTCATGAAAGCCGGAGCACAGAAGAACCTTCCAGCACTCCAGCCCCCATACTAGCACAAGGTAGCAGTACCCAGCACTCCACTCCCAACTAGGTTGCTCAACACTCCACATCCATGACCTGGTGGAATGAAAAGCGTGACCTTTTCTAGGCATGAATACGATTCACCTCCATCCCTGCTGTCCTGTTACAAGGTCCAGCATTCATAAAGGCTTAAGAGACCCAGATGAAGAGCAGGGGAAGGTGGTGGAGGAGAAGGATCTCGAGCTCATCTCCTCCCAGACgcggggcggggggtaggggaGGTGGAGCAACAAGGACACAGAATACAGCTGACCCTGAAAAccacctgaagactggcagaaggGCCAGTCCAGAGCTAACAGCATAAAGAGAAGGCCCTAtcaagaaggggaggaggggcggagATGCAGTCGGGGACCATGGCCCGAGCTTCAACACTAGAAGCTATCACAGCGAGTCTTTGAACAGGACCCACCGATTGACTAAGACGACCCTATAgtgtctggctttgaaaatcacgGAAGCTTCACTCAGGGAGAGCTGGAGGACTTCAGGAAAGCAAGAGTCTTGCTCTCAGAGGGCACCATATCACCCAGTTTGAGACGCAGCGTGGGAACAGCAGTTTGACGAGCACCTGGCTTACGTGTGAAGATTATTTACTACTTTTAGCCCATTGCTGAATGGGCAGGGAGGGATCTGTAGGAATTCCCAGGAACAAAGTGCTGTGACGCTATCTTCTACCCTGAGGCCAACTGGTATGGATGCTTACAGGAGCCACTTCTGATACTTCATCTACTCTGAGCATTGCTTGTCCCTCACAGCATTCTCTGTGGACCAACCACTCAACCTTGCATGACCCGGACAGGTGTCCCTCCAAAGCGACTCTTCCCCTCACACCCAGCAGGCAGCCACAACTGGGACGGGAGAGTGGAAAGCGCTCaaactgaacagcaaaaagaaaaagaattttaaaaatatggattaaGAGTGGATTAAGGGATCTCTGAGACAATATCACATGTACTAAGATTTACCTTAAAGGGAtcccagaaagaggagaaagaatgggacagaaaacttatttgaagaattaatagcTAAACATTTCTCTaacctggggaagaaaacagacatccaggtccaggaagcaCAAAAAGCCTCTAAGgctagatatttacaattgttatattctcttgttggattgatctaCATCCACACCAAGGCATgtaacaaagatggaaaaaattaaagagaatcataaaagcagaaagagaaaagtaaatagttacagatgaggaaaacccCCATAAAGCTATCACCAGatatttcagcagaaactttgcaggaaGAAAGGAGTGACATAAtacaaagtgctgaaaggaaaaaaatctgccaaGAATACTGTATCTGCCAAGATTATTGTTCAGAATTAAAGGAGAGAGAGTTTCTTAGACAAAAGTTGAAAACGTTCATCACCACTAACCCaaccttataagaaatgttaaagggatccctttaagaggaaaataaaaggtcacaactagaagaaaattatgaaaggagggatccctgggtggcgcagtggtttagcgcctgcctttggcccagggcgcaatcctggagaccggggatcgaatcccacatcaggctcccggtgcatggagcctgcttctccctctgcctatgtctctgcctctctctctctctgtgactatcataaataaataaaaattaaaaaaaaaatttagaaaattatgaaaggaaacaatttcactggtaaaagcaaacacagaaaggtagtagattaatcacttataaagctagtgTGAAGGTAAAGACAAGGTCAATTATACCTATAAAATTTAGTTAAgggatacataaaataaaaagatataaaatattatgtcatATACATTAAAACATGGAATAGGGGAGTAAAAATGTAGTAATTTCAGAGTATGTTCAAACTCAAGTGCCCACCAACTTAAATATAGATTGTTACATACATAGGATGTTAATATATAAGCTTTACAGGGATCACAAAGCAAAAATtgtataataaatacacaaaaaatatggACAAAGACATCCTTAGCACAGCACTAAAAAAGAGTCATCAGATCACAagcaaagaaagcaagagaagaaagcaatAGAAAAGAACTACCaccaaaacaaccagaaaacaactTACAAAAGGGCAATAAGTGCaaacctatcaataattactataaatgtaaatgaacataCCATAAATCAAAAGGTATAggatgactgaatggataaaaaaaataagaccatctTATACTAGACTTATActagactcacttcagacctaaacaCATacgcagactgaaagtgaagggctagaaaagatattccatgagaatggtagaaaaaaaaaaaagccagggcagcaatacttatattagacaaaatagactttaaaacagactgTAACAAGGGaaagcattacataatgataaagggatcaatccaacaagagaatataacaattgtaaatatctacgCATCTGACATAGGAAGAcctaaatatatgaagcaaatattaatagacataaagggagaaattgatagTAGTACAATAATGATAGAGGCCTTTAAAATCCCACTtgcatcaatggatagatcatccatgCAAAAAAGCATTAAGGAAACAGTGGTTTTGAGTGGTACATCAGACCAGTAGACTTAACAGTTATATACAGAAGACTCCatccaaaaacaacagaatacacattcttttcaggtgcATATGGAATGTTCTCCAAGATAGTTCTcgtgttaggccacaaaacaggtcttaataaatttaaagagacTGAAATCGTATCAAGCATATTTTCCAACCAtgatggtatgaaactagaaatcaattacagaaagaaattagaaaaaacacaaatatgtggAGGCCAAATAACATGCAACCAATaggtcatgaagaaataaaagaggaaactaaaaaacatccagagacaaatgaaaatggacacaaaatggttcaaaatctttgggacttGGGTAtcccgggtagctcagcgatttaccgcagccttcggcccagggtgtgatcctggagaccagggattgagtcctgcgcaGGGCTCCTTGCAAGgggccgcttctccctctgcctgtgtctctgcctctctcgctcgctcgctcgctcacttgctctctcacgaataaaaaaaaaaaaaaaattggggggacttagcaaaagtagttctaagagggaagtttatagtaatacagTCCTAcctcaagaaaacagaaaaaattctcaaataagcaatctaactgggatccctgggtggcgcagcggtttggcgcctgcctttggcccagggcacgatactggagacccgggatcgaatcccacatcgggctcccggtgcatggagcctgcttctccctctgcctgtgtctctgcctctctctctctctctctctgtgtgtgtgtgactatcataaacaaacaaacaaacaaacaaacaaaaaagcaatctaactaaaaaaagaagaaacctaaagtcagtagaaggaaggaattaCTAAATATCCtagcagaaataaataagataaagacttaaaaataaaacaatagaaaagatcaatgaaactaagagctggttctttggtaagataaacaaaattgataaacctttagccagattcattaaggaaaaaaagactcaaattttaaaaaatcacaaatgaaagagaatttacaaccaacaccacagaaatacaaaggattgtgatattactatgaaaaattatacaccaacaaattgaaatatctagaagtggataaattcctaaaaacacacaattttccaagactgaatcaggaagaaataaaaatctgaatagacctattCCTAGTAATTAAATTTAATCAGTAATGacaaaactctcaacaaacaaaagtccagaacaaGATATTTTCACAGGTgatttctatcaaacatttaaagtgtTAATACCTATcgttctcaaattattccaaaaaatagaagagaaaggaatgcttccaaattcattctatgaggctgaCACTACCCtcataccaaaaccagagaaagacactataagaaaattacagaccaatatccctgatgaacatggttacaaaaatcctcaacaaaatattagcaaactcaGTTAgcaaacaatacattaaaaggatcattcaccataatTAAGTGGGATATATCCCAGAGatgtaaggatggttcaacatttaCAAATCAATTAACCtgatacaccatattaacaaaataaaggataaaaattatatgatcatctcaatatatacagaaaacatttaacaaaattcaatacctattcatgataaaactctcaaCCAAGTGGGTAGAAAGGCAGCAAACCTCAAGATAATAACAGCCATATATGACacacccacagctaacatcacagtcaatggtgaaaagctgaaagctttccctctaagatcaggaacaagagaaagatgtccactctcgccacttttattaaacatagtaccagaagtcctgGCCACaacaatcagagaagaaaaagaaataaaaggcatccaaactggtaaaggaaaagtaaaactgtcactatttgcagatggcatgttactatatatatatatatatatatatatatatatatatatatatatattatatttaaccctaaagattaaaaaaaccctattagaactattaaatgaattcagtaaagttgcaggatacaaaattactaTACAGAGCATTGCTgagtttctatacactaataatctggcagaaagagaaattaagaaaatagtcccatttacaactgcatcaaaaagaataagatgcctaggaataaatttaactgagaGTTCAAAGACTTGTACTTTGAACTATAAGGTATCAATGAAACTggagacaacacaaagaaatgtaaagatcTACCATGGTCATACgtttaaataattaatatccttaaaatgttcatatttcccAAAGCagtctatagattcagtgcaatccttatcaaataACCATagtattttttacagaactagaacaaataattctcaaatttgtatggaaccacaaaagatcctgaatagccaaagcaatcttgagaaagaacaaagctggagggatCATAtgcccagatttcaaactatactacagagccatagtaatcaaaacattatggtaccggcaaaaaagcagacacataaatcaatagtacagaatagagagcccagaaataaacccacgcttatgtggtcaattaatctatgacaaaggaggcaaggataaccaatatacaaaaaagacagtctctttaataaatagtgttgggaaaatgggGAAGCTATgttgaaaagaatgaaaccgggccattttcttataccatacacaaagataaactgaaaatggattaaagacctaactgtaagacctaaaaccataagaATCATATAAGTAAACATAGCCAATAAATTCTGACATCTGGCTTAGCAATATTTGTCTGTGTTGATCtttccaggcaaaggaaacaaaagcaaaaagaaacaactgggattatatcaaattaaaaagcttttgcacaacaaaaaagctttttaatcaacaaaatgaaaaggcaagataTTTGAGAGACAAATGAATGGttgggagaagatatgtgcaaatgatatatctgataaggagttaatatccaaaatatataaggaacttgtACAACTCAagaccagaaaaacaaataatctgatttaaaaaagggcagaggacctgagtagacatttatttctaaaaaagacatacagatggccaatagatacatgaaaagatgctcagcatcacaaATCATTAGGGaattgaaaatcaaaaccacaatgggaaaTCACCTCATGCCAGTTAGAATGgttactatcaaaaagacaagaaataacaagtgttggccaaAAAAAAGGGGAACCTTCATGCCGTTTACaggaatgtaagttggtgcagccactgtggaaaacagtatgatggttcctcaaaatattaaaaatagaaatactatatgatctggtaattccacttctgggtatatcctcaaggaaaacaaaaacactaatttaaaaatatatatgtactctatgtttattgcagcattattcacaagagccaagatatgaaagcaacctagATGTCcttcgatagatgaatggataaagaaaatgtggtaccaCAACAGAattattagtcataaaaaaatgaaatcttgacatttatgacaacatggatggaccaagAGGGTATTAT
This window contains:
- the CHDH gene encoding choline dehydrogenase, mitochondrial; amino-acid sequence: MWGALRGCRGRRPGAWGAGGAGGAGGRRGAAGSSVSPGPAGEYSHVVVGAGSAGCVLAGRLTEDPAVRLLLLEAGPRDLLAGSKRLLWKIHMPAALVANLCDDRYNWCYHTEPQAGLDGRVLYWPRGRVWGGSSSLNAMVYVRGHAEDYERWRREGAAGWGYARCLPYFRRAQSHELGAGPYRGGHGPLHVSRGRTDHPLHRAFLDAAQQAGYPLTDDMNGFQQEGFGWMDRTIHQGKRWSAACAYLHPALSRPNLTAEAQTFVSRVLFEGTRAVGVEYIKNGQTRRAYASKEVILSGGAINSPQLLMLSGVGNADDLKKLGIPVVCHLPGVGQNLQDHLEIYIQQACTLPITLHSAQKPLRKVRIGLEWLWKFTGDGATAHLETGGFIRSRPGVPHPDIQFHFLPSQVIDHGRVPTQQEAYQVHVGTLRGTSVGWLKLRSADPRDHPVIQPNYLSTETDIKDFRQCVKLTREIFAQKALAPFRGKELQPGSHVQSDTEIDAFVRAKADSAYHPSCTCKMGQPSDPTAVVDPQARVLGVENLRVVDASIMPSVVSGNLNAPTIMIAEKAADIIKGQPALWDEDVPVYKPQTLATQR